Proteins from a single region of Chanodichthys erythropterus isolate Z2021 chromosome 13, ASM2448905v1, whole genome shotgun sequence:
- the snrnp27 gene encoding U4/U6.U5 small nuclear ribonucleoprotein 27 kDa protein isoform X2: protein MGRSRSRTPPRRERRRSRSTSRDRERRRRERERSRDRDRRRSRSRSPQRRRSRSPRRHRSSSLSPVRQKDRRDDDRKEVKDKPAKVHQISAEDMQGKTEEEIEMMKLMGFGSFDSTKGKKKEGNVAAFAINVSQKRKYRQYMNRKGGFNRPLDFIA from the exons ATGGGGAGAAGCAGGAGCCGAACACCACCACGACGAG AGAGACGGCGTTCACGCTCAACCTCGCGAGATCGTGAGAGGAGGCGCAGGGAACGCGAGAGGTCCCGCGACAGAGACCGACGAAGGTCACGCTCACGCTCCCCCCAAAGACGCAGATCCAG GTCTCCACGGCGACACCGCTCCTCCTCCCTGTCTCCAGTGCGGCAGAAGGACCGACGGGACGATGACAGGAAGGAAGTTAAAGACAAACCAGCAAAGGTCCATCAGATATCAG CTGAGGACATGCAGGGAAAGACTGAAGAGGAAATcgagatgatgaaactgatggGCTTTGGATCCTTTGACAGCACAAAG GGCAAAAAGAAGGAAGGAAATGTCGCTGCGTTTGCAATTAATGTGTCACAGAAGAGAAAATACAG GCAATACATGAACAGGAAAGGTGGTTTCAACAGACCCTTGGATTTCATTGCTTGA
- the snrnp27 gene encoding U4/U6.U5 small nuclear ribonucleoprotein 27 kDa protein isoform X1 translates to MGRSRSRTPPRRERRRSRSTSRDRERRRRERERSRDRDRRRSRSRSPQRRRSRSPRRHRSSSLSPVRQKDRRDDDRKEVKDKPAKVHQISAEDMQGKTEEEIEMMKLMGFGSFDSTKGKKKEGNVAAFAINVSQKRKYRSVYLQYLFSEIKHCSSAQTPDPPF, encoded by the exons ATGGGGAGAAGCAGGAGCCGAACACCACCACGACGAG AGAGACGGCGTTCACGCTCAACCTCGCGAGATCGTGAGAGGAGGCGCAGGGAACGCGAGAGGTCCCGCGACAGAGACCGACGAAGGTCACGCTCACGCTCCCCCCAAAGACGCAGATCCAG GTCTCCACGGCGACACCGCTCCTCCTCCCTGTCTCCAGTGCGGCAGAAGGACCGACGGGACGATGACAGGAAGGAAGTTAAAGACAAACCAGCAAAGGTCCATCAGATATCAG CTGAGGACATGCAGGGAAAGACTGAAGAGGAAATcgagatgatgaaactgatggGCTTTGGATCCTTTGACAGCACAAAG GGCAAAAAGAAGGAAGGAAATGTCGCTGCGTTTGCAATTAATGTGTCACAGAAGAGAAAATACAGGTCTGTGtatttacagtatttgttttctGAAATTAAGCACTGTTCATCTGCTCAAACCCCAGATCCTCCATTTTGA